A region from the Paraurantiacibacter namhicola genome encodes:
- a CDS encoding M16 family metallopeptidase → MIAKVLTAALGFFSLAACATIPPAADAPPVPAEASAPESGHAAGPETAAEAARWAFEGSDLKLDAAWRYGTLPNGMRYLIRRNATPPGQAMVQMYIGSGSLAESEQERGLAHFIEHMAFNGSSNVPEGEMIKLLEREGLAFGADTNASTGFDATIYKLDLPRAEEELLDTALFLMRETASELLFDPEAVEREKGVLLSERRARNTYQLRNIENRLQFFYPASHFAQRLPIGTIATIEGATADGLRAMWQRLYRPTNTVLVVVGDFDPDMVESKIADQFDDWQAAGDVTPPSPGPFDFDRPGETQVYVDPALSERVTIARTGPWIDRPDTAENRRIGLLQRIGYGIVNRRLQSLSRSEDPPFADAGFGTSDVFEEARTTNLIVDTAVGGWQRGLAAAQAEYRRALQFGFTEAEVAEQLANIRTGLENAAAGAQTFGNGYHVQQGLALVRRGSIPTTPESNLARFEAMVDTITPEAVLEALRADAIALGDPQIRFEGRTGPKGGEAALRESWDAGMQVELAPLENTGATEFAYTDFGTPGTVVEDRTDEALGIRMIRFENGVMLNIKRTDLQEDRVMVQVNIDGGQMLNTRENPLATAMVRVLPLGGLGQHPIDELQSVLAGRSVGLNFSAQEETFRFSATTTPRDLQLQLQVLTAALTDPGYRREGEIVYERQIRDFFAARNATPNAALGNSLGGIISDDDPRFTVQPMDDYLALDFAKLRSDMSERFQNGAIEIAIVGDVDEALAIDYIARTFGALPQREASFGEYAGRRDRGFTADRSARTVLHEGPADQAILRMSWPATDDSDLEEALTLEMLGRVMRLRLTDVLREELGQTYSPGVNVSLSRTYTGYGTFNIAASVDVAQVDPAREAMLATVSDFIARPPAMDLLERARAPLLETYRNLLSSNAGWMALVDRAQTEPERIARFARAREVVMAVTPADLQAAAAKYLQPGERLEITVLPRSVVEPEGAAE, encoded by the coding sequence ATGATTGCAAAGGTCCTGACTGCCGCCCTGGGTTTCTTCTCGCTGGCGGCCTGCGCCACGATACCGCCTGCCGCCGACGCGCCGCCTGTCCCGGCGGAGGCCTCCGCGCCTGAATCTGGCCATGCAGCAGGGCCGGAAACGGCAGCAGAGGCCGCGCGATGGGCTTTCGAGGGCAGCGACCTGAAACTGGACGCGGCATGGCGATACGGCACGCTGCCCAATGGCATGCGCTACCTCATCCGCCGCAATGCGACCCCTCCCGGCCAGGCGATGGTGCAGATGTACATCGGCTCCGGATCGCTGGCGGAGAGTGAGCAGGAGCGCGGCCTTGCGCATTTCATCGAGCACATGGCCTTCAACGGCAGCTCCAATGTTCCCGAAGGCGAGATGATCAAGCTGCTGGAGCGCGAAGGCCTGGCCTTCGGGGCGGACACCAATGCCAGCACCGGCTTCGACGCCACCATCTACAAGCTGGACCTGCCGCGCGCGGAGGAGGAACTGCTGGACACCGCCCTGTTCCTGATGCGCGAGACGGCGAGCGAGCTGCTGTTCGATCCGGAAGCGGTGGAGCGCGAAAAGGGCGTCCTGCTGTCCGAACGCCGCGCCCGCAACACGTACCAGCTGCGTAATATCGAGAACCGGCTGCAATTTTTCTACCCCGCATCGCACTTCGCGCAGCGCCTGCCCATCGGCACGATTGCGACAATCGAGGGTGCCACGGCGGACGGGCTGCGCGCCATGTGGCAGCGGCTCTATCGCCCCACCAACACCGTGCTGGTGGTGGTCGGCGACTTCGACCCGGACATGGTGGAATCGAAGATCGCGGACCAGTTCGATGACTGGCAGGCGGCGGGCGACGTCACGCCGCCCTCCCCCGGACCGTTCGATTTCGACCGTCCCGGAGAGACGCAGGTCTATGTCGATCCGGCGCTGTCGGAGCGTGTGACCATCGCGCGCACCGGCCCGTGGATTGATCGGCCCGACACTGCCGAGAACCGGCGCATCGGCCTGCTCCAGCGTATCGGATACGGCATCGTCAATCGCCGCCTGCAAAGCCTGTCGCGCAGTGAGGACCCGCCTTTCGCCGATGCCGGCTTCGGAACCTCTGACGTTTTCGAGGAAGCGCGCACCACCAACCTCATCGTCGATACTGCCGTGGGCGGCTGGCAGCGCGGGCTGGCGGCGGCGCAGGCTGAATACCGGCGGGCCCTGCAATTCGGCTTTACCGAGGCCGAGGTTGCGGAACAGCTCGCCAATATCCGCACTGGGTTGGAAAACGCGGCTGCCGGCGCGCAGACTTTCGGCAATGGCTATCACGTGCAGCAGGGGCTGGCCCTCGTGCGGCGCGGCTCCATCCCGACAACGCCGGAAAGCAACCTCGCCCGCTTCGAAGCGATGGTGGACACGATCACCCCTGAGGCCGTGCTAGAGGCCCTGCGCGCCGATGCTATCGCGCTCGGCGATCCGCAGATCCGTTTCGAAGGCCGCACCGGCCCGAAAGGCGGCGAAGCCGCGCTGCGCGAAAGCTGGGATGCGGGCATGCAGGTGGAACTGGCCCCACTGGAAAATACCGGCGCGACCGAGTTTGCTTACACCGATTTCGGCACCCCGGGCACGGTTGTGGAAGATCGCACGGACGAGGCGCTCGGCATCCGCATGATCCGCTTCGAAAACGGCGTGATGCTGAATATCAAGCGCACCGATCTGCAGGAAGACCGCGTCATGGTGCAGGTCAATATCGATGGCGGGCAGATGCTGAATACGCGTGAGAACCCGCTGGCCACGGCCATGGTCCGCGTGCTGCCGCTGGGCGGCCTCGGCCAGCATCCCATCGACGAGCTGCAATCCGTCCTTGCCGGGCGAAGCGTGGGCCTGAACTTCAGCGCGCAGGAGGAGACGTTCCGCTTTTCCGCCACGACCACGCCGCGCGACCTGCAGCTGCAATTGCAGGTCCTGACTGCCGCGCTGACCGACCCCGGTTACCGGCGCGAGGGCGAGATAGTTTACGAGCGGCAGATCCGCGACTTCTTCGCGGCGCGCAATGCCACGCCCAACGCGGCGCTGGGCAACAGCCTTGGCGGCATCATCTCGGACGATGATCCGCGCTTCACCGTGCAGCCGATGGACGATTACCTCGCACTCGACTTCGCGAAATTGCGCAGCGACATGTCGGAGCGGTTCCAGAACGGCGCGATCGAGATCGCCATCGTGGGCGACGTGGATGAGGCGCTGGCTATCGATTACATCGCGCGCACCTTCGGCGCACTGCCGCAGCGCGAAGCCAGCTTCGGCGAATATGCCGGGCGGCGGGACCGCGGCTTCACTGCCGACCGCAGCGCGCGCACCGTGCTGCACGAGGGCCCGGCCGACCAAGCGATCCTGCGCATGAGCTGGCCCGCCACCGATGACAGCGACCTGGAGGAAGCCCTGACGCTGGAAATGCTGGGGCGGGTCATGCGCCTGCGCCTGACAGACGTGCTGCGCGAGGAGCTGGGCCAGACTTACTCACCCGGCGTCAATGTCAGCCTCAGCCGCACTTACACCGGCTACGGCACCTTCAACATCGCGGCTTCTGTGGATGTGGCCCAGGTGGACCCGGCGCGCGAGGCCATGCTGGCCACCGTGAGCGACTTCATCGCCCGTCCGCCCGCCATGGACCTGCTGGAACGCGCCCGCGCACCGCTGCTGGAAACCTATCGCAACCTGCTGTCCAGCAATGCCGGCTGGATGGCGCTGGTCGACCGCGCGCAGACGGAACCGGAGCGCATCGCCCGCTTCGCCCGCGCCCGCGAAGTAGTGATGGCCGTGACGCCGGCAGACTTGCAGGCCGCCGCCGCGAAATACCTCCAGCCGGGTGAGCGGCTGGAAATCACCGTCCTGCCGCGCAGCGTGGTGGAGCCCGAAGGCGCTGCCGAATAG
- a CDS encoding bifunctional alpha/beta hydrolase/OsmC family protein produces MLDGRIDRPRIGTPVAAVLFAHCFTCTKQSIAATRISEALAMRGIAVLRFDFTGLGGSGGEFANAGFASNVEDLVAAARALEALGMPPAVLVGHSLGGAAVIAAAEHIASAQAVVTLGAPFEVDHSFQHFGDAIATIEQEGVAEVEIASRTFRISKDFLEQGRMQPQAQRLAALGKALLVLHAPTDELVGIENARQIYEAALHPKSFIALDGADHLLTGEGDAAYAAALIASWAAAYLPPAPTETRDLPGTVQVETAGGKFTQFVRTPSHEFLADEPASYGGDNLGPTPYDMLLAALGTCTSMTMQMYAERKKWPLERVIVDLEHTRDHHKDCTDCEDGEAIQAIDRALTIIGELDDEQRARLVEIADKCPVHRTLEGELRIYTTRVD; encoded by the coding sequence GTGCTGGACGGCCGGATCGATCGCCCGCGCATCGGCACGCCCGTTGCCGCGGTGCTTTTCGCCCATTGCTTCACCTGCACGAAGCAATCCATCGCCGCCACGCGCATATCGGAAGCGCTGGCCATGCGCGGGATTGCGGTGCTGCGCTTCGACTTCACAGGGCTGGGCGGCAGCGGGGGCGAGTTCGCCAATGCCGGCTTTGCCTCCAATGTGGAGGATCTGGTGGCCGCCGCGCGGGCGCTGGAGGCGCTGGGCATGCCGCCTGCCGTGCTGGTCGGCCACTCGCTGGGCGGGGCGGCGGTGATCGCTGCGGCAGAGCATATCGCCTCCGCGCAGGCCGTGGTGACTTTGGGTGCGCCATTCGAAGTCGACCATTCCTTCCAGCATTTCGGCGATGCCATCGCGACGATCGAGCAGGAAGGAGTAGCCGAGGTCGAGATTGCCTCGCGCACCTTCCGCATATCGAAGGATTTCCTGGAGCAGGGCCGCATGCAGCCGCAGGCGCAGCGGCTGGCGGCACTGGGCAAGGCGCTGCTGGTGCTGCACGCCCCGACGGATGAGCTGGTGGGGATCGAAAATGCGCGGCAGATTTACGAGGCGGCGCTGCATCCCAAGAGCTTCATCGCGCTGGACGGGGCGGACCACCTGCTGACGGGCGAGGGCGATGCGGCTTATGCCGCTGCGCTGATCGCGTCATGGGCTGCGGCGTACCTGCCGCCCGCGCCCACCGAAACGCGCGACTTGCCGGGCACGGTGCAGGTGGAGACGGCGGGCGGCAAGTTCACGCAGTTCGTGCGCACCCCGTCGCATGAATTCCTTGCGGATGAGCCCGCCAGCTACGGCGGCGACAACCTTGGGCCGACACCTTACGACATGCTGCTCGCTGCGCTGGGAACCTGCACCAGCATGACCATGCAGATGTATGCGGAGCGCAAGAAGTGGCCGCTGGAGCGGGTGATCGTGGATTTGGAACATACACGCGACCATCACAAGGACTGCACGGATTGTGAGGACGGCGAGGCAATCCAGGCCATCGACCGCGCGCTGACCATCATCGGAGAGCTGGACGACGAGCAGCGCGCCCGGCTGGTGGAGATTGCCGACAAATGTCCCGTCCACCGCACGCTGGAAGGCGAGCTGCGGATTTACACGACGCGCGTCGACTAG
- the purS gene encoding phosphoribosylformylglycinamidine synthase subunit PurS, with protein MKVRILVSLKPGVLDPQGRAVHHALEGLGFAGVDDVRIGRTVTLEVADDTSDAALEEMCEKLLANTVIENYRIEKLEG; from the coding sequence ATGAAAGTCCGTATCCTCGTCAGCCTGAAGCCCGGCGTGCTCGACCCGCAAGGCCGCGCCGTCCATCACGCGCTGGAAGGGCTGGGATTTGCCGGGGTGGATGATGTCCGCATCGGCCGCACGGTGACGCTGGAAGTCGCCGACGACACCAGCGATGCCGCGCTGGAAGAGATGTGCGAGAAGCTGCTCGCCAACACGGTGATCGAGAATTACCGCATCGAAAAGTTGGAGGGCTGA
- the purQ gene encoding phosphoribosylformylglycinamidine synthase subunit PurQ, with translation MAFRGAVITFPGSNCDRDMAVAVSQVSGTDAIRVWHGDADLPDRLDFIALPGGFSYGDYLRSGAMAANSPIMRAVVDAAGRGVPVLGVCNGFQVLAEAGLLPGALMRNAKQHFICRDAVLKVENAQSLFTGKYEAGQAITIPVAHHDGNYFADEATLDRLEGEGRVAFRYAENYNGSQRDIAGVLNDAGNVLGMMPHPERAIEADHGGSDGRALFEGVIESVLEKV, from the coding sequence ATGGCCTTTCGCGGCGCGGTGATCACATTCCCCGGCTCCAATTGCGACCGCGACATGGCGGTTGCCGTTTCGCAGGTGTCAGGCACGGATGCGATCCGCGTGTGGCACGGCGATGCGGACCTGCCGGACCGGCTTGATTTCATCGCCCTGCCCGGCGGCTTCTCCTATGGCGATTACCTGCGCTCCGGCGCGATGGCGGCCAACAGCCCCATCATGCGCGCCGTGGTGGATGCGGCCGGTCGCGGCGTTCCGGTGCTGGGCGTGTGCAACGGCTTCCAGGTGCTGGCCGAGGCCGGCCTGCTGCCCGGCGCGCTGATGCGCAATGCTAAACAACACTTCATCTGCCGCGACGCGGTGTTGAAGGTAGAAAACGCGCAAAGCCTGTTCACCGGCAAGTATGAGGCCGGGCAGGCCATCACCATCCCCGTGGCGCATCACGACGGCAATTATTTTGCCGACGAAGCCACGCTGGACCGGCTGGAAGGCGAAGGCCGCGTGGCCTTCCGCTACGCCGAGAATTACAACGGCTCTCAGCGCGATATTGCGGGCGTGCTGAACGATGCCGGCAATGTGCTGGGCATGATGCCGCACCCCGAACGCGCCATCGAGGCCGACCACGGCGGCAGCGACGGCCGCGCGTTGTTCGAAGGCGTCATCGAAAGCGTGCTGGAAAAGGTTTGA
- a CDS encoding putative bifunctional diguanylate cyclase/phosphodiesterase, with protein MSQAPENTYPPLPLQLNALELAGLRKPKDGEWPGLRALQYSNLAPTARMRAFGHIVAMCLALSTYAQQAPILHLVAWTVAIVATVWNRHRVERSLAFASARTIVRKGAKRHIWSVVALSLAWICAPLFIAPFGTETELLVLAILAAMLIAGSALTSVAPLNTIILSVIVGITMTGTLLFYGMWQVAFAMACFYSLLQFGALTSVKTFLTARIAEAGVAEKSETVSLLLREYEENEADWLWQVDTHRRVRAPSPRFAFALGQDPAKIEDESFIKLISGPSWDNGQFASSLRDLAERLKRRENFSNLIVQVEVGSGRRWWELSGTPMHDEEGNYTGFRGVGSDVTEQRESDEKIAYLARYDTLTGLPNRLMLTEALGEAMRYAKQWSTRCAFLMIDLDRFKQVNDSLGHQTGDKMLAQVSERLGEVISENELVGRLGGDEFAIVIRDASDRGAVARVAKKVITALSQPYEVDKNKLFIGASVGSAIGPRDGDSVEALMRSADLALYRAKDEGGGEHCVFEPELHAMAEERRQLETSLRHALEREEFKINLQPVVDANSEAVVSFEALLRWHSPEHGFVSPAKFIPLAEDTGLVVPIGAWVLEEACRQAATWPVDAKVAVNVSAEQLMESDFAETVVRALDLSKLPPRRLEVEVTESVFVRDGHIAKATLEEILALGCSIALDDFGTGYSSLGYLRELPFSTIKVDRSFVQGASQGSRESLAIINAVVAMASSLEMSTTAEGVETPAEAKMIRDLGCTKIQGYYYGRPMPVDEARALLANPRSLAKRDAA; from the coding sequence GTGTCACAGGCGCCCGAAAACACCTATCCGCCACTGCCGCTGCAGTTGAATGCGCTGGAGCTTGCCGGTCTGCGCAAGCCGAAGGATGGCGAGTGGCCGGGCCTGCGCGCGCTGCAATATTCCAACCTGGCACCCACCGCACGGATGCGCGCCTTCGGGCACATTGTGGCCATGTGCCTGGCACTGTCCACTTATGCGCAGCAGGCGCCCATCCTGCACCTCGTGGCCTGGACAGTGGCGATTGTCGCGACCGTCTGGAACCGCCACCGTGTCGAGCGCAGCCTGGCCTTTGCCAGCGCCCGCACCATCGTGCGCAAGGGGGCGAAGCGGCATATCTGGTCCGTGGTGGCGCTGTCGCTGGCCTGGATCTGCGCGCCGCTGTTCATCGCGCCCTTCGGCACCGAAACGGAGCTGCTGGTGCTGGCCATCCTTGCAGCCATGCTGATCGCGGGATCGGCCCTGACATCGGTTGCGCCGCTCAACACCATCATCCTGTCCGTAATCGTCGGCATCACCATGACCGGCACGCTGCTGTTCTACGGCATGTGGCAGGTGGCCTTCGCCATGGCCTGTTTCTATTCGCTGCTGCAGTTCGGCGCACTGACGAGTGTGAAAACCTTCCTGACCGCGCGCATCGCGGAAGCGGGCGTGGCTGAGAAGTCCGAGACCGTGTCCCTGCTGCTGCGTGAATATGAAGAGAACGAGGCGGACTGGCTGTGGCAGGTCGATACGCATCGCCGCGTGCGCGCACCAAGCCCCCGTTTCGCCTTTGCGCTGGGCCAGGACCCGGCGAAGATCGAGGACGAGAGCTTCATCAAGCTCATCTCCGGCCCTTCGTGGGACAATGGCCAGTTTGCATCCTCCCTGCGAGACCTGGCGGAGCGGCTGAAGCGGCGGGAGAATTTCTCCAACCTGATCGTGCAGGTCGAAGTCGGCTCCGGCCGCCGCTGGTGGGAGCTTTCCGGCACGCCGATGCACGATGAGGAAGGTAACTACACCGGTTTCCGCGGCGTCGGCTCCGACGTGACCGAACAGCGCGAGAGCGACGAGAAGATCGCTTATCTCGCGCGTTACGACACGCTGACCGGCCTGCCGAACCGCCTGATGCTGACCGAGGCGCTGGGCGAGGCCATGCGCTATGCCAAGCAGTGGAGCACGCGCTGCGCCTTCCTGATGATCGACCTCGACCGCTTCAAGCAGGTGAACGATTCGCTGGGCCACCAGACCGGCGACAAGATGCTGGCGCAGGTGTCAGAGCGGCTGGGCGAAGTGATCTCGGAAAATGAGCTGGTCGGCCGCCTGGGCGGCGACGAGTTTGCCATCGTCATTCGAGACGCCTCCGACCGCGGCGCCGTGGCGCGGGTGGCAAAGAAGGTCATCACCGCGCTCTCGCAGCCATATGAGGTGGACAAGAACAAGCTGTTCATCGGCGCCAGCGTCGGCTCTGCCATCGGCCCGCGCGACGGGGACAGCGTGGAAGCGCTGATGCGCAGCGCCGACCTGGCGCTTTACCGCGCCAAGGACGAGGGCGGCGGCGAGCACTGCGTCTTCGAGCCCGAACTCCACGCCATGGCGGAAGAGCGCCGCCAGCTGGAAACCTCGCTGCGCCACGCGCTGGAGCGCGAAGAATTCAAGATCAACCTCCAGCCGGTGGTTGATGCCAACAGCGAAGCCGTCGTCAGCTTCGAGGCGCTGCTGCGCTGGCACAGCCCGGAACACGGCTTCGTCTCGCCAGCCAAGTTCATCCCGCTGGCCGAGGATACCGGGCTTGTCGTGCCGATCGGTGCGTGGGTGCTGGAAGAGGCCTGCCGCCAGGCCGCCACATGGCCGGTCGACGCGAAGGTCGCCGTCAATGTCTCGGCCGAGCAGCTGATGGAAAGCGACTTTGCTGAAACGGTCGTGCGCGCGCTCGATCTCAGCAAGCTGCCGCCGCGCAGGCTGGAAGTGGAAGTGACCGAAAGCGTCTTCGTGCGTGACGGGCATATCGCCAAGGCAACGCTGGAAGAGATCCTGGCGCTGGGCTGCTCCATCGCGCTCGATGATTTCGGCACGGGCTATTCCTCGCTCGGATACCTGCGCGAGCTGCCCTTCAGCACCATCAAGGTCGACCGCAGCTTCGTGCAGGGCGCCTCGCAGGGCAGCCGCGAGAGCCTGGCCATCATCAACGCCGTGGTCGCCATGGCCAGCAGCCTGGAAATGTCGACGACCGCAGAGGGTGTGGAGACACCAGCAGAAGCCAAGATGATCCGCGACCTCGGCTGCACCAAGATCCAGGGCTATTACTACGGGCGCCCCATGCCGGTGGACGAGGCCCGCGCGCTACTCGCCAATCCACGCTCCCTCGCGAAGCGCGACGCGGCCTGA
- the glmS gene encoding glutamine--fructose-6-phosphate transaminase (isomerizing), translated as MCGIIGIVGNQPVAQRLLDGLRRMEYRGYDSAGICTLHGGELVRRRAEGKLANLAEVLDGIETPGETGIAHTRWATHGAPTTSNAHPHATEELALVHNGIIENFRPLREEMQARGRTFESETDTEVVAHLVSEQVEAGMSPRDAVKDVLPRLRGAFALAIAFREHPDMLIGARLGSPLVVGYGDGETYLGSDALALAPLTQRISYLEEGDWVVVTRDGAEIFDSENNPVEREVTTSGASASAIEKGNYRHFMQKEIFEQPTVVAQTLQSYLRPVEQRVALPQIDFDITAIDRVTIVACGTSYYAGMVAKYWFEQFARVPVDIDFASEFRYREPVLQPGGLALFISQSGETADTLAALRHCKQEGQTIAVVVNVPTSSMAREADLLLPTHAGPEIGVASTKAFTCQLAVLAALAAHFAVKKGKLNREEEADIVAHLLEAPACLNAALDHDEDIAAMAHLIAPARDVLYLGRGPDFPLALEGALKLKEISYIHAEGYASGEMKHGPIALIDEDVPVICLAPSGPLFEKTVSNMEEVRARGGKVVLISDAEGLAEAGEGCMATIEMPKVHPLIAPLVYAVPVQLLAYHVAVAKGTDVDQPRNLAKSVTVE; from the coding sequence ATGTGCGGAATTATCGGTATCGTCGGCAACCAGCCGGTCGCCCAGCGCCTGCTGGATGGGCTGAGGCGGATGGAATATCGCGGCTATGACAGCGCAGGCATCTGCACGCTGCACGGCGGCGAACTGGTCCGGCGCCGCGCTGAGGGCAAGCTGGCGAACCTGGCAGAGGTGCTGGATGGGATAGAGACGCCGGGCGAAACGGGCATCGCACACACCCGCTGGGCCACCCACGGCGCGCCCACCACCTCCAATGCGCACCCCCACGCCACCGAAGAGCTGGCGCTGGTGCACAACGGCATCATCGAGAATTTCCGCCCGCTGCGCGAGGAAATGCAGGCCCGTGGCCGCACGTTCGAAAGCGAGACCGACACCGAAGTCGTCGCGCATTTGGTGTCCGAACAGGTCGAGGCCGGCATGTCCCCACGCGATGCGGTGAAGGACGTGCTGCCGCGCCTTCGCGGGGCATTCGCGCTGGCCATCGCCTTCCGCGAGCATCCGGACATGCTGATTGGCGCGCGGCTCGGCTCTCCGCTGGTCGTGGGCTATGGCGACGGGGAGACGTATCTGGGGTCGGACGCGCTGGCGCTGGCTCCGCTCACGCAGCGCATCTCCTACCTCGAAGAAGGTGACTGGGTTGTCGTGACACGCGACGGCGCGGAGATTTTCGACAGCGAAAACAATCCGGTGGAACGCGAAGTCACGACGTCCGGCGCATCTGCCTCCGCCATCGAGAAGGGCAATTACCGCCACTTCATGCAGAAGGAGATCTTCGAGCAGCCGACCGTGGTGGCTCAGACGCTGCAGAGCTATCTCCGGCCCGTGGAGCAGCGCGTCGCCCTGCCGCAGATCGATTTCGATATCACGGCCATCGACCGCGTCACCATCGTGGCCTGCGGCACGTCCTACTATGCCGGGATGGTGGCGAAATACTGGTTCGAACAGTTCGCCCGCGTGCCCGTCGACATCGATTTCGCGTCCGAATTCCGTTACCGCGAGCCGGTGCTGCAGCCCGGCGGACTGGCGCTGTTCATCAGCCAGAGCGGGGAGACGGCAGACACGCTGGCCGCGCTTCGCCATTGCAAGCAGGAAGGCCAGACCATTGCCGTGGTGGTCAACGTGCCCACCAGTTCCATGGCGCGCGAGGCAGACCTGCTGCTGCCGACCCATGCCGGGCCGGAAATTGGCGTCGCTTCCACCAAGGCCTTCACCTGCCAGCTGGCCGTGCTGGCCGCGCTGGCGGCGCATTTTGCGGTCAAGAAGGGCAAGCTCAACCGCGAGGAAGAGGCGGACATCGTCGCCCACCTGCTGGAAGCGCCGGCCTGCCTGAACGCCGCGCTGGACCATGACGAGGACATCGCGGCCATGGCGCATCTGATCGCCCCGGCGCGCGATGTGCTGTATCTGGGCCGTGGCCCGGACTTTCCGCTGGCGCTGGAAGGCGCGCTGAAACTGAAGGAAATCAGCTACATCCACGCCGAAGGATACGCCTCTGGCGAGATGAAGCATGGTCCCATCGCGCTGATCGACGAGGACGTGCCCGTCATTTGCCTGGCGCCCAGCGGCCCGCTGTTCGAGAAGACCGTCTCCAACATGGAAGAGGTCCGCGCGCGCGGCGGCAAGGTGGTGCTGATTTCGGACGCGGAGGGACTGGCCGAGGCGGGCGAGGGCTGCATGGCGACCATCGAAATGCCCAAGGTCCACCCGCTGATTGCGCCGCTGGTCTATGCCGTTCCGGTGCAGCTGCTGGCCTATCATGTCGCGGTGGCCAAGGGCACGGATGTGGACCAGCCGCGCAACCTGGCGAAATCGGTGACCGTGGAATAG
- the glmU gene encoding bifunctional UDP-N-acetylglucosamine diphosphorylase/glucosamine-1-phosphate N-acetyltransferase GlmU, with product MSNRPVAAIVLAAGKGTRMKSSLHKVLHPVAGRPMIEHLLASLDGLSPSRVVAVVGDSREQLQDRLGERVAYAVQDPQLGTGHAVQQAQDALAGFEGDVLVLYGDVPFVRAVTMQAMLDRLDEDDGPAAVVLGFEPEDPLSYGRVVADGAGRIAKMVEYKDASEEERACRLCNSGLLAAKSSDLFALLDRVKNENAQGEYYLPDIVNIAIADGRTCAAVTTDDPAEVGGINSRAELAAAEAQWQEYRREEAMADGVTLRAPDTVFFSYDTQIGRDVTVEPHVVFGPGVSVADGATIRAFSHLEGASVGEGCEVGPYARLRPGAEMRAGSKVGNFVEMKKAVLGEGAKANHLTYIGDATVGAGANIGAGTITCNYDGYFKHQTVIGERAFIGSNSALVAPVSIGADAIVAAGSTVSRDVADGELRMVRAEQLVKPGWADRFHDAMKKKKKADSK from the coding sequence ATGAGCAACAGACCCGTCGCCGCCATCGTCCTTGCCGCGGGCAAGGGGACACGGATGAAGAGCAGCCTGCACAAGGTGCTGCATCCGGTCGCCGGCCGCCCGATGATCGAACACCTGCTGGCCTCGCTGGACGGCCTTTCGCCGAGCCGCGTGGTGGCCGTGGTGGGCGACAGCCGCGAGCAGCTGCAGGACCGTCTTGGCGAGCGTGTGGCCTATGCCGTGCAGGATCCGCAGCTGGGCACCGGCCACGCCGTGCAGCAGGCGCAGGACGCGCTGGCGGGCTTTGAGGGCGATGTGCTGGTGCTGTATGGCGATGTGCCCTTCGTGCGCGCGGTCACCATGCAGGCCATGCTGGACCGGCTGGACGAGGATGACGGCCCGGCCGCCGTGGTGCTGGGTTTCGAGCCGGAGGATCCGCTGTCCTATGGCCGCGTGGTTGCGGACGGGGCAGGCCGCATCGCCAAGATGGTCGAATACAAGGATGCGAGTGAGGAAGAGCGCGCCTGCCGCCTGTGCAATTCCGGCCTGCTCGCTGCAAAATCTTCCGACCTGTTTGCCCTGCTGGACCGTGTGAAGAACGAGAATGCGCAGGGCGAATATTATCTGCCCGATATCGTCAACATCGCCATCGCGGACGGCCGCACCTGCGCTGCCGTGACCACGGACGATCCGGCCGAAGTGGGCGGCATCAACAGCCGCGCGGAACTCGCCGCGGCAGAGGCGCAGTGGCAGGAATACCGCCGCGAGGAAGCCATGGCGGACGGCGTGACCTTGCGCGCCCCAGACACGGTGTTCTTCAGCTACGACACGCAGATCGGCCGCGATGTGACGGTGGAGCCGCATGTTGTCTTCGGCCCCGGCGTCAGCGTGGCGGACGGGGCGACGATCCGCGCCTTCAGCCACCTTGAAGGTGCCAGCGTGGGCGAGGGCTGCGAAGTCGGCCCCTATGCCCGCCTGCGCCCCGGCGCGGAGATGCGCGCGGGCAGCAAGGTCGGCAATTTCGTGGAAATGAAGAAGGCCGTGCTGGGTGAAGGCGCGAAGGCGAACCACCTCACCTATATCGGCGATGCCACGGTGGGCGCGGGCGCCAATATCGGCGCCGGGACCATCACTTGCAATTACGATGGCTATTTCAAGCACCAGACGGTGATCGGCGAACGTGCCTTCATCGGGTCGAACAGCGCGCTGGTCGCGCCCGTCTCCATCGGCGCGGACGCCATTGTGGCGGCGGGCAGCACGGTCAGCCGCGATGTGGCCGACGGTGAACTGCGCATGGTGCGGGCAGAGCAGCTGGTCAAACCCGGCTGGGCCGACCGCTTCCATGACGCGATGAAGAAAAAGAAGAAGGCGGACAGCAAGTGA